The following are from one region of the Achromobacter xylosoxidans genome:
- a CDS encoding M81 family metallopeptidase, whose protein sequence is MRIGIGGFQHETNTFAPSRAAWEDFAEKGGGWPKLVSGPAMFQAVAGANIPVAGFIEAMGRHTLLPTTWAAASPSGPVTQDAFERISAMILQGLSQALPLDGVYLDLHGAMVTEHLDDGEGELLKRVRELVGPDVPVVASLDLHANVTRAMVRHADALVCYRTYPHIDMAETGQRAAELLARRLAGAPRPCVALRALPYLISLCWQSTDIEPSRSLYQMVGDIETRGALSLSFATGFPAADFPECAPTVWAYGATQAEADAAADEMARAVLNAERDFGGKLYTPDEAVQEAMRLARDAHKPVVIADAQDNPGAGGSSDTTGVLRALIRHDARDTAIGLIVDPAAALAAHRAGAGNKVRIALGGHSGIPDDEPLDTEFIVEKTSDGRFDTHGAFYRGFHMDLGPSACLRIGGVRIIVASNKVQMADQEMFRFAGVEPQRAAILVVKSSAHFRADFTGIAEKILVCAAPGSMLMDAAKQPWTRLRPGIRMAPCGPVFSGGSATA, encoded by the coding sequence ATGCGCATCGGGATAGGCGGCTTTCAGCATGAAACCAATACGTTCGCGCCTTCGCGCGCGGCGTGGGAAGATTTTGCCGAGAAAGGCGGCGGCTGGCCCAAGCTGGTCAGCGGGCCAGCGATGTTCCAGGCGGTGGCGGGCGCCAACATACCGGTGGCGGGCTTTATTGAAGCCATGGGGCGGCACACCTTGCTGCCCACCACCTGGGCCGCGGCCAGTCCTTCGGGACCGGTCACCCAGGATGCGTTCGAACGCATCAGCGCGATGATCCTGCAAGGCCTGTCGCAGGCGCTGCCGCTGGATGGCGTCTACCTGGATCTGCACGGCGCCATGGTCACGGAGCACCTGGACGATGGCGAAGGCGAACTGCTCAAGCGCGTGCGCGAGCTGGTGGGTCCGGACGTCCCCGTCGTCGCCAGCCTGGACTTGCACGCCAACGTTACCCGCGCCATGGTGCGCCACGCCGACGCGCTGGTCTGCTACCGCACCTATCCTCACATCGACATGGCCGAAACCGGGCAGCGCGCAGCCGAATTGCTGGCCAGGCGGCTGGCAGGCGCGCCGCGGCCTTGCGTGGCCCTGCGCGCGCTGCCCTATCTGATTTCACTGTGCTGGCAGTCCACCGATATCGAACCCTCGCGCAGCCTGTACCAGATGGTGGGCGACATCGAAACGCGCGGCGCGCTCAGCCTGTCGTTCGCCACGGGTTTTCCCGCAGCCGACTTCCCCGAGTGCGCCCCCACGGTGTGGGCTTACGGCGCGACCCAAGCCGAAGCCGACGCCGCTGCCGACGAAATGGCGCGCGCCGTGCTCAACGCGGAACGCGACTTCGGCGGCAAGCTCTACACGCCCGACGAAGCCGTGCAGGAAGCCATGCGGCTGGCGCGCGACGCGCACAAGCCCGTGGTCATCGCCGACGCGCAGGACAACCCGGGCGCGGGCGGCAGCTCGGACACCACTGGCGTGTTGCGCGCCCTGATTCGGCACGATGCGCGCGACACCGCCATCGGCCTCATCGTCGACCCCGCGGCCGCGCTGGCCGCCCACCGCGCGGGCGCTGGAAACAAGGTACGCATTGCATTGGGTGGACACTCGGGTATTCCCGACGATGAGCCGCTGGACACCGAGTTCATCGTCGAGAAAACTTCGGATGGACGCTTCGATACGCACGGCGCCTTCTATCGCGGCTTCCATATGGACCTGGGCCCCAGCGCCTGTCTGCGGATCGGCGGCGTACGCATCATCGTCGCCTCCAACAAGGTGCAGATGGCCGACCAGGAGATGTTCCGCTTCGCCGGCGTGGAACCGCAGCGCGCAGCGATCCTGGTGGTCAAGAGCTCCGCCCACTTCCGCGCGGATTTCACTGGCATCGCGGAAAAGATCCTGGTGTGCGCGGCCCCGGGTTCCATGCTGATGGATGCGGCAAAACAACCATGGACACGGTTGCGTCCCGGCATCAGAATGGCGCCTTGCGGACCTGTCTTTTCCGGCGGGTCCGCTACCGCCTGA
- a CDS encoding CoA-acylating methylmalonate-semialdehyde dehydrogenase: MKKIPHFINGQHYDGRSNRYADGFNPATGEVTASIPLASNDEVALAVAAAKAAFPAWSETPALKRARILFNFKALLDKHQDELAELITREHGKVFSDAKGEVTRGIEIVEFACGIPQLMKGQYSDQIGGGIDNWSMRQALGVVAGITPFNFPMMVPCWMFPVAIACGNTFVLKPSERDPSASVRLAELLAEAGLPEGVFNVVHGDKQAVDALIAHPDVEALSFVGSTPIAEYIYAEGTRRGKRVQALGGAKNHMVVMPDADLDQVTDALMGAAYGSAGERCMAISVAVAVGDVADKVVERLTPRVKALVVKDGMQGDAEMGPLVTSQHRGKVVGYIEDGIAAGATLVVDGRGLKVPGNEKGFFLGGTLFDHVKPAMNIYREEIFGPVLCVVRVPDFASAVELINAHEFGNGVACFTSDGGVARAFARQIKVGMVGINVPIPVPMAWHSFGGWKRSLFGDHHAYGEEGIRFYSRYKSVMQRWPDSIAKGAEFTMPVAK, translated from the coding sequence ATGAAGAAGATCCCGCATTTCATCAATGGCCAGCACTACGACGGCCGCAGCAACCGCTACGCCGACGGCTTCAACCCCGCCACCGGCGAAGTCACCGCTTCCATTCCGCTGGCGTCGAACGACGAAGTCGCGCTGGCCGTGGCCGCTGCCAAGGCCGCGTTTCCGGCCTGGTCCGAAACGCCCGCGCTCAAGCGCGCGCGCATCCTGTTCAATTTCAAGGCGCTGCTGGACAAGCACCAGGACGAACTGGCCGAACTGATCACGCGCGAACATGGCAAGGTCTTCTCCGACGCCAAGGGCGAGGTCACGCGCGGCATCGAAATCGTCGAATTCGCCTGCGGCATTCCGCAGCTGATGAAAGGCCAGTACTCCGACCAGATCGGCGGCGGCATCGACAACTGGAGCATGCGCCAGGCCCTGGGCGTGGTGGCCGGCATCACGCCGTTCAACTTCCCCATGATGGTGCCGTGCTGGATGTTCCCGGTGGCCATCGCTTGCGGCAACACCTTCGTGCTCAAGCCTTCCGAGCGCGATCCCTCGGCGTCCGTGCGCCTGGCCGAACTGCTGGCCGAAGCCGGCCTGCCTGAAGGCGTGTTCAACGTCGTGCACGGCGACAAGCAGGCGGTGGACGCGCTGATCGCGCATCCCGACGTCGAAGCCCTGTCCTTCGTCGGTTCGACGCCGATTGCCGAATACATCTATGCCGAAGGCACCCGCCGCGGCAAGCGCGTGCAGGCGCTGGGCGGCGCCAAGAACCACATGGTGGTCATGCCCGACGCCGACCTGGACCAGGTTACCGACGCGCTGATGGGCGCGGCCTACGGCTCGGCCGGTGAACGCTGCATGGCCATCTCGGTCGCCGTGGCGGTGGGCGACGTGGCCGACAAGGTCGTCGAACGCCTGACGCCGCGCGTCAAGGCGCTGGTGGTCAAGGACGGCATGCAGGGCGATGCCGAAATGGGCCCGCTCGTCACCTCGCAGCATCGCGGCAAGGTCGTGGGCTACATCGAGGACGGCATCGCCGCCGGCGCGACGCTGGTGGTCGACGGCCGCGGCCTGAAGGTGCCGGGCAACGAAAAGGGCTTCTTCCTCGGCGGCACGCTGTTCGACCACGTCAAGCCCGCGATGAACATCTACCGCGAAGAAATCTTCGGCCCGGTGCTGTGCGTGGTGCGCGTGCCGGACTTCGCCTCGGCGGTCGAACTGATCAACGCCCATGAATTCGGCAATGGCGTGGCCTGCTTCACGTCCGACGGCGGCGTGGCGCGCGCCTTCGCGCGCCAGATCAAGGTCGGCATGGTCGGCATCAACGTGCCGATTCCGGTGCCCATGGCCTGGCATTCGTTCGGCGGCTGGAAGCGCTCGCTGTTCGGCGACCATCACGCCTACGGCGAAGAAGGCATCCGCTTCTATTCCCGCTACAAGAGCGTGATGCAGCGCTGGCCCGACAGCATCGCCAAGGGTGCGGAATTCACGATGCCTGTGGCGAAGTGA
- a CDS encoding aspartate aminotransferase family protein — protein sequence MNVPDKLPDLSHLWMPFTANKQFKAHPRMLATAKGMYYTSTDGRQILDGTAGLWCVNAGHGREEIVAAIAKQAGVMDYAPGFQLGHPLAFEAATAVASLMPQGLDRVFFTNSGSESVDTCLKIALAYHRARGEGQRTRLIGRERGYHGVGFGGISVGGISTNRKTFSGALLPAVDHLPHTHNIEQNAYSKGQPAWGAHLADELERIVALHDPSTIAAVIVEPMAGSTGVLIPPKGYLEKLREITAKHGILLIFDEVITAYGRLGAATASEFFGVTPDIIAMAKGVSNAAVPAGAVAVKREVHDAIVNGPAGGIEFFHGYTYSAHPLAAAAILATLDIYRREDLFGRARKLSGAFQDAAHSLKGAPHVIDVRNLGLVCGIELAPRAGAPGARAAEVFQKCFDNGLMVRYTGDIIAISPPLIIEEAQIGQIFEQIGRILKEVA from the coding sequence ATGAACGTCCCCGACAAACTACCCGACCTGTCCCACCTCTGGATGCCCTTCACTGCCAACAAACAGTTCAAGGCGCACCCGCGCATGCTGGCGACCGCCAAGGGCATGTACTACACCTCGACCGACGGCCGCCAGATCCTGGACGGCACGGCCGGCCTGTGGTGCGTCAACGCCGGCCACGGCCGCGAGGAAATCGTCGCCGCGATCGCCAAACAGGCAGGCGTGATGGACTACGCGCCGGGCTTCCAGCTGGGCCACCCGCTGGCCTTCGAAGCCGCGACCGCCGTCGCCAGCCTGATGCCGCAGGGCCTGGACCGGGTCTTCTTCACGAACTCGGGATCCGAATCCGTCGACACCTGCCTGAAGATCGCCCTGGCCTATCACCGCGCCCGCGGCGAAGGCCAGCGCACCCGCCTGATCGGCCGCGAGCGCGGCTACCACGGCGTGGGCTTCGGCGGCATCTCGGTGGGCGGCATCTCGACCAACCGCAAGACCTTCTCCGGCGCGCTGCTGCCCGCCGTGGACCATCTGCCGCACACCCACAACATCGAGCAGAACGCCTATTCCAAGGGCCAGCCGGCCTGGGGCGCTCACCTGGCCGACGAACTGGAGCGCATCGTCGCGCTGCACGACCCGTCCACCATCGCCGCGGTCATCGTCGAACCGATGGCAGGTTCGACCGGCGTGCTGATCCCGCCCAAGGGCTATCTGGAAAAGCTGCGCGAAATCACCGCCAAGCACGGCATCCTGCTGATATTCGACGAAGTCATCACCGCCTACGGCCGCCTGGGCGCCGCCACGGCATCCGAGTTCTTCGGCGTCACGCCGGACATCATCGCCATGGCCAAGGGCGTGAGCAATGCCGCCGTGCCGGCCGGCGCGGTCGCGGTCAAGCGCGAAGTGCATGACGCCATCGTCAACGGCCCGGCCGGCGGCATCGAGTTCTTCCACGGCTACACCTATTCGGCGCACCCGCTGGCCGCCGCCGCCATCCTGGCCACGCTGGACATCTACCGCCGCGAAGACCTGTTCGGCCGCGCCCGCAAGCTGTCCGGCGCCTTCCAGGACGCCGCCCACAGCCTGAAGGGCGCGCCGCACGTCATCGACGTGCGCAATCTGGGTCTGGTCTGCGGCATCGAGCTGGCGCCGCGCGCCGGCGCTCCCGGCGCGCGCGCCGCCGAAGTCTTCCAGAAGTGCTTCGACAACGGCCTGATGGTGCGCTACACCGGCGACATCATCGCGATCTCGCCCCCGCTCATCATCGAAGAGGCGCAGATCGGCCAGATCTTCGAACAGATCGGCCGCATCCTGAAGGAAGTCGCCTGA
- a CDS encoding PLP-dependent aminotransferase family protein produces the protein MIDFQPNRARGRGQAPTLVEQLVAAILRAIEEQTLRPGMSLPSVREFARLYEVSTFTVASAYSRLVSLGWLAARPGAGYRVATPDAPARPVQPPSWEPPRLNAGWLLSDIFADHSIPIKSGCGWLPGEWLNEEGLHMALRHMGRVPAMRIANYGHPYGYAPLRETIAASLSAQGMEVEASQVVLTQGVTHGLDMVIRTLLRPGDTVVVEQPAYANLLQMLRLAGLRAVSVPRTPDGLDCEALEAVVARHRPRALVVNTALQNPSGASISMANAFRILQAAERHGLWVVEDDISRELAPGVTPMLAALDGARRVVYLGGYSKVISPSVRVGYVVAHRDLARDIARTKMAVGLTSPEIMERIVHQVIREGRYRAHIARTRERLAEAHAGVGELMAQHGFEIYGRPQGGLFLWAKVAGQWRERGANGLAELALKDGIWLAPGSYFEADEADTPWVRFNVAYSEAPALWRFMRNAGAAA, from the coding sequence GTGATCGATTTCCAGCCCAACCGCGCCCGTGGCCGCGGACAGGCGCCGACCCTGGTCGAGCAGCTGGTCGCCGCCATCCTGCGCGCCATCGAAGAACAGACGCTGCGTCCGGGTATGTCCCTACCTTCGGTGCGCGAGTTTGCGCGCCTCTACGAGGTCAGCACCTTCACGGTGGCCAGCGCCTACAGCAGGCTGGTATCGCTGGGCTGGCTGGCGGCGCGGCCGGGCGCGGGCTATCGGGTCGCGACGCCGGACGCGCCGGCGCGCCCCGTCCAGCCGCCGTCCTGGGAGCCGCCGCGCCTGAACGCCGGCTGGCTGCTGTCGGACATCTTCGCGGACCATTCCATCCCGATCAAATCGGGCTGCGGCTGGCTGCCAGGCGAATGGCTGAACGAGGAGGGGCTGCACATGGCCCTGCGTCACATGGGGCGGGTGCCGGCCATGCGTATCGCGAACTACGGGCATCCTTATGGCTATGCGCCACTGCGCGAGACCATCGCGGCCAGCCTGAGCGCGCAGGGCATGGAGGTCGAGGCCTCGCAGGTCGTGCTGACCCAGGGCGTGACGCATGGGCTGGACATGGTGATACGCACCTTGCTGCGGCCAGGCGACACGGTGGTGGTGGAGCAGCCCGCCTATGCCAATCTGCTGCAGATGCTGCGTTTGGCCGGCTTGCGCGCGGTGTCCGTGCCGCGCACGCCGGACGGGCTGGACTGCGAGGCGCTGGAAGCGGTGGTGGCTCGCCACCGGCCCAGGGCGCTGGTCGTCAACACCGCATTGCAGAACCCGTCGGGCGCCAGCATCAGCATGGCCAATGCCTTCCGCATCCTGCAGGCGGCCGAGCGGCACGGCTTGTGGGTGGTGGAAGACGATATCTCGCGCGAGCTCGCGCCCGGCGTAACGCCCATGCTGGCCGCCCTGGACGGGGCGCGGCGCGTGGTCTACCTGGGCGGCTACTCCAAGGTCATCAGTCCGTCGGTGCGGGTGGGTTATGTGGTGGCGCACCGCGATCTGGCGCGCGACATCGCGCGCACCAAGATGGCGGTGGGCCTGACCTCGCCGGAGATCATGGAGCGCATCGTGCACCAGGTCATCCGCGAGGGCCGCTACCGCGCCCACATCGCCCGCACCCGCGAACGGCTGGCGGAGGCTCATGCGGGCGTGGGCGAGCTGATGGCGCAGCATGGTTTCGAGATCTATGGGAGGCCGCAAGGCGGCCTGTTCCTGTGGGCCAAGGTGGCCGGACAGTGGCGCGAACGCGGCGCCAACGGACTCGCGGAATTGGCGCTGAAAGACGGCATCTGGCTGGCGCCCGGGTCTTACTTCGAGGCGGACGAGGCCGATACGCCCTGGGTGCGCTTCAACGTGGCCTACTCGGAAGCGCCGGCCCTTTGGCGTTTCATGCGCAACGCCGGGGCGGCCGCCTGA
- a CDS encoding dihydrofolate reductase, with protein MPASLTLIVAYSTNRAIGRDNALPWKLPGDLAHFKRSTLGHPIIMGRKTWDSLGRPLPGRSNIVISRNPDFSAAGAIVAPSLEAAIQACGDIDAAYVIGGAQIYAQALPLAQRVLATEVRAEVEGDAFFPLLPAFQWKETAREAQPAENGYEYDFVTYERQ; from the coding sequence ATGCCCGCCAGCCTTACCCTCATCGTCGCCTATTCCACCAATCGCGCCATCGGGCGCGACAACGCCCTGCCCTGGAAACTGCCGGGCGATCTGGCGCATTTCAAGCGCAGCACCCTGGGCCACCCCATCATCATGGGCCGCAAGACCTGGGACTCGCTGGGCCGGCCGCTGCCCGGCCGCAGCAACATCGTGATCAGCCGCAATCCCGATTTCAGCGCCGCGGGCGCCATCGTGGCGCCGTCGCTGGAAGCGGCGATCCAGGCCTGCGGCGACATCGACGCGGCCTATGTGATCGGCGGCGCGCAAATCTACGCGCAAGCCCTGCCGCTGGCGCAACGCGTGCTGGCCACCGAAGTCCGCGCCGAGGTCGAAGGCGACGCCTTCTTCCCCTTGCTGCCCGCCTTTCAATGGAAGGAAACGGCGCGCGAAGCGCAGCCGGCCGAAAACGGCTACGAATACGATTTCGTGACTTACGAGCGGCAGTGA
- a CDS encoding putative bifunctional diguanylate cyclase/phosphodiesterase → MLVGTYNPSLVLVSLGVAILASYTALGMANRVRASNGLPSARYWLAGGAFAMGVGIWSMHFVGMLAFSLPIPMGYDLPLTVLSLVIAIGCSAFALWTVSKDELPRRRLVIGALLMGAGIAAMHYLGMAAMLMEPGIVYDAKWFALSIVIAVAASGAALWITYRLRHGGPRVVWSRPLAAAIMGIAIVGMHYTGMAAAGFPAGSICMAANSGISAGWLAIAVTAVTLSVLAIALLVAVLDNRLEARTSALASSLAEANEELVQLALHDTLTKLPNRILLEDRLEQAIESASRRKGYFAVLFFDLDGFKAVNDAYGHHTGDALLIDLAQRIRQTLRTQDTVARLGGDEFIVLSEVVEPTDAANVADRLIDAIARPVTVYGHEVMVTSSVGIAIYPNDGQDTHALLTNADAAMYHAKRLGGTGYSFFEPSMNADAHEQIELLHDLRLAQERNQLVLHYQPKYEAPAGPIIGAEALLRWNHPTRGLVGPDQFIPTAEKTGLILSIGEWVINEACRQMREWINAGQGHWTIAVNISALQFAHASLVETVRSALERHGVPPACLTLEVTESTAMRDAEASLAVLKRLSNLGVTISIDDFGTGYSSLLYLKRLPATELKIDRGFVNQLENDNEDAAIVSAIVALAQQLNLRIVAEGVETPAQQKFLTGLGCDSLQGFLLGKPMPATEFLEHAVD, encoded by the coding sequence ATGCTCGTCGGAACTTATAACCCTTCGCTCGTCCTCGTATCTCTAGGAGTCGCCATCCTGGCGTCCTACACGGCGTTGGGCATGGCCAACCGCGTCAGAGCCTCGAACGGGTTGCCCAGCGCGCGCTACTGGCTGGCGGGCGGCGCGTTCGCGATGGGCGTGGGCATCTGGTCCATGCATTTCGTGGGCATGCTGGCCTTCAGCCTGCCCATTCCCATGGGTTACGACCTGCCGCTGACCGTCCTGTCGCTGGTCATCGCCATCGGCTGCTCCGCCTTCGCCCTGTGGACCGTGAGCAAGGACGAGCTGCCGCGGCGGCGGCTGGTGATCGGCGCCCTGCTCATGGGCGCCGGCATCGCGGCGATGCATTACCTCGGCATGGCCGCCATGCTCATGGAGCCCGGCATTGTCTATGACGCCAAATGGTTCGCACTGTCCATCGTGATTGCCGTGGCCGCCTCCGGCGCGGCGCTATGGATCACCTACCGGCTGCGCCACGGCGGCCCCCGCGTGGTCTGGTCGCGGCCGCTGGCGGCAGCGATCATGGGCATCGCCATCGTCGGCATGCACTACACCGGCATGGCCGCCGCCGGCTTCCCCGCGGGCAGTATCTGCATGGCGGCCAACAGCGGCATTTCGGCCGGCTGGCTGGCCATCGCCGTGACCGCCGTGACCCTGAGCGTGCTGGCCATCGCCCTGCTGGTCGCGGTGCTGGACAACCGGCTGGAGGCGCGCACCTCGGCCCTGGCTTCATCGCTGGCCGAGGCCAATGAAGAACTGGTGCAACTGGCGCTGCACGACACGCTGACCAAGTTGCCCAACCGCATCCTGCTGGAAGACCGGCTGGAGCAGGCGATCGAAAGCGCCAGCCGGCGCAAGGGCTATTTCGCGGTGCTGTTCTTCGACCTGGACGGCTTCAAGGCGGTCAACGACGCGTACGGACACCACACCGGCGACGCCCTGCTGATCGACCTGGCGCAGCGCATCCGCCAGACCTTGCGCACACAGGACACGGTGGCGCGCCTGGGCGGTGACGAGTTCATCGTACTGAGCGAAGTGGTCGAACCCACCGACGCGGCCAATGTGGCCGACCGTCTCATCGACGCCATCGCCCGCCCCGTCACGGTCTACGGGCATGAGGTGATGGTGACCTCGAGCGTGGGCATCGCCATCTATCCCAACGACGGCCAGGACACCCACGCCCTGCTGACCAACGCCGACGCGGCGATGTACCACGCCAAGCGCCTGGGCGGCACTGGCTACAGTTTCTTCGAACCGTCCATGAACGCGGACGCGCACGAGCAGATCGAACTGCTGCACGACCTGCGCCTGGCGCAGGAACGCAACCAGCTCGTCCTACACTACCAGCCCAAGTACGAAGCGCCCGCCGGCCCGATCATCGGCGCCGAGGCGCTGCTGCGCTGGAACCATCCGACCCGCGGCCTGGTTGGCCCGGACCAGTTCATCCCCACGGCGGAAAAGACCGGCCTGATCCTGTCCATCGGCGAATGGGTGATCAACGAGGCCTGCCGCCAGATGCGTGAATGGATCAACGCGGGCCAGGGCCACTGGACCATCGCCGTCAATATTTCAGCGTTGCAGTTCGCCCACGCCAGCCTGGTGGAAACGGTGCGCTCGGCCTTGGAACGCCATGGCGTGCCGCCGGCCTGCCTGACCTTGGAAGTGACCGAATCCACCGCCATGCGCGACGCCGAGGCCAGCCTGGCGGTGCTCAAGCGCCTGTCGAACCTGGGCGTGACGATTTCGATCGACGACTTCGGCACCGGCTATTCCAGCCTGCTCTATCTGAAGCGGCTGCCGGCCACCGAGCTGAAGATCGACCGCGGCTTCGTCAACCAGCTGGAAAACGACAACGAAGACGCGGCCATCGTGTCGGCCATTGTCGCGCTGGCGCAGCAGCTCAACCTGCGCATCGTGGCTGAGGGCGTGGAAACGCCGGCGCAGCAGAAGTTCCTGACCGGCCTGGGCTGCGATTCGCTACAGGGCTTCCTGCTGGGCAAACCCATGCCCGCCACCGAATTCCTGGAACACGCGGTCGACTGA
- a CDS encoding thymidylate synthase, with protein sequence MKQYLDLVQSILDTGAWQENRTGIRTLSMPGASLRFDLQKGFPAVTTKKLAFKSAIGEMVGFLRASRSAAEFRELGCKVWDQNANENSQWLANPYREGPDDLGPVYGVQWRQWPAYKMLDASRSAQIADALSRGYAKVADLEEGGAPKVLLYKAVDQLRQCLDTIHERPGDRRILFHGWNWAQIEEMALPPCHLLYQFLPNATTREISLCLYIRSNDVGLGTPFNLTEGAALLHLVGRLTGYTPRWFTYFIGDAHIYENHLPMLREQLTREPYEAPTLVLSDRIPDFAVTGRYEPEWLEKVEPGDFSLSGYTHHAPLTAAMAV encoded by the coding sequence ATGAAACAATACCTGGACCTCGTTCAATCCATCCTGGACACCGGCGCGTGGCAGGAGAACCGCACGGGCATACGCACCCTGAGCATGCCGGGCGCGTCGCTGCGCTTCGACCTGCAGAAGGGCTTCCCCGCTGTCACCACCAAGAAGCTGGCCTTCAAGTCCGCCATCGGCGAAATGGTGGGTTTCTTGCGCGCCTCGCGCAGCGCGGCGGAATTCCGCGAGCTGGGCTGCAAGGTCTGGGACCAGAATGCCAACGAGAACAGCCAGTGGCTGGCCAACCCGTACCGCGAAGGTCCCGACGACCTGGGCCCGGTCTACGGCGTGCAATGGCGCCAGTGGCCGGCCTACAAGATGCTGGACGCCAGCCGCTCGGCGCAGATCGCCGACGCCCTGTCGCGCGGCTACGCCAAGGTCGCCGATCTGGAGGAAGGCGGCGCGCCCAAGGTGCTGCTCTACAAGGCGGTGGACCAGCTGCGGCAATGCCTGGACACCATCCACGAACGGCCGGGCGACCGCCGCATCCTGTTCCACGGCTGGAACTGGGCGCAGATCGAGGAAATGGCGCTGCCCCCCTGCCACCTGCTCTATCAATTCCTGCCGAACGCGACCACCCGCGAAATATCGCTGTGCCTGTACATCCGTTCCAACGACGTCGGTTTGGGTACGCCATTCAACCTCACGGAAGGCGCGGCCCTGCTGCATCTGGTTGGCCGACTGACCGGCTACACGCCGCGCTGGTTCACCTATTTCATCGGCGACGCGCACATCTACGAAAACCACCTGCCGATGCTGCGTGAGCAACTCACGCGCGAGCCCTACGAAGCGCCCACGCTGGTGCTGTCGGACCGCATTCCCGATTTTGCGGTCACCGGACGCTACGAGCCCGAATGGCTGGAGAAGGTGGAACCAGGCGACTTTTCGTTGTCGGGCTACACCCATCACGCCCCCCTCACCGCCGCCATGGCCGTGTAG
- a CDS encoding OsmC family protein, whose product MECTIDWGGPNGMLFTASTGSGHVAVMDGAVDGGGHNLAPRPMEMLLAGTGGCTAYDVVLILKRGRHAVSGCSVKLQADRADADPKVFTRIHFAFTVTGRNLPRAAVERAVQLSHEKYCSASAMLEKTAALTFSVEIVDTQETPAAA is encoded by the coding sequence ATGGAATGCACGATCGACTGGGGCGGCCCGAACGGCATGCTCTTCACCGCCAGCACCGGCAGCGGCCACGTGGCCGTCATGGACGGCGCCGTGGACGGCGGCGGGCACAATCTGGCCCCCCGTCCCATGGAAATGCTGCTGGCCGGTACCGGCGGCTGCACCGCCTACGACGTGGTGCTGATCCTCAAACGCGGACGCCACGCCGTCAGCGGCTGCAGCGTCAAGCTCCAGGCCGACCGCGCCGATGCCGACCCCAAGGTCTTCACCCGCATCCATTTCGCCTTCACCGTCACCGGCCGCAACCTGCCGCGCGCCGCGGTCGAACGCGCAGTGCAGCTGTCGCACGAAAAATACTGCTCGGCCTCGGCCATGCTGGAGAAAACCGCGGCGCTGACCTTCTCGGTCGAGATCGTCGACACGCAGGAAACGCCCGCCGCGGCCTGA
- the coq7 gene encoding 2-polyprenyl-3-methyl-6-methoxy-1,4-benzoquinone monooxygenase gives MSTALSRPSPVSFLRRISPVDALLAEADRALRVLSGSATAGRPYPATADEAPQALSAQEKRHAAGLMRVNHVGEVCAQALYRGQASVCREPAPRALLLNAASEEVDHLAWCNQRLTELGSRPSLLNPVWYAGSFALGVLASYAGVPRNLGFMAETEKQVEAHLEEHLRTLPVQDERSRQIVHKMKEDEAQHRASAEAAGGVPLPAPVKAAMRAMSKVMTTTAYWV, from the coding sequence ATGTCCACCGCTCTGTCCCGCCCCAGCCCCGTTTCCTTCCTGCGCCGCATCAGCCCCGTGGATGCGCTGCTGGCCGAGGCCGACCGCGCGTTGCGGGTGCTGTCCGGCAGCGCCACTGCCGGCCGCCCGTATCCGGCCACTGCCGACGAGGCGCCGCAAGCCCTGTCGGCCCAGGAAAAGCGCCACGCGGCCGGCCTGATGCGGGTGAATCATGTGGGCGAGGTCTGCGCCCAGGCGCTGTACCGGGGCCAGGCTTCGGTATGCCGAGAGCCCGCGCCCCGAGCCCTGCTGCTGAACGCGGCCTCCGAGGAAGTGGACCACCTGGCCTGGTGCAATCAGCGGCTGACGGAACTGGGCAGCCGCCCCAGCCTGCTGAATCCGGTCTGGTACGCGGGTTCGTTTGCGCTTGGCGTGCTGGCCAGCTACGCCGGCGTGCCGCGCAACCTGGGTTTCATGGCGGAAACCGAAAAGCAGGTCGAAGCGCATCTGGAAGAACATCTGCGCACCTTGCCGGTGCAGGACGAGCGCTCGCGCCAGATCGTGCACAAGATGAAAGAGGACGAGGCGCAGCATCGCGCCAGCGCGGAAGCGGCGGGCGGTGTTCCTTTGCCGGCGCCGGTAAAGGCCGCGATGCGGGCCATGTCGAAGGTCATGACGACCACCGCTTACTGGGTCTGA